TGCCGTGCCGTCGCGCTCAGGATAGACCCAACTGCCGTAACCAAGACGATAATACCGTGAAGGACACGGGACGTACGGTAAAATATTCCCCGATTTATTTTCCGATGAAACGATCGTACCATAACGTAACCCGCGATACAAAGCCGATAATAGTTCGTCCGCAGTAAACGGTTTGGGTATAAAATCAATTGCACCTTCAGACAACGCATGTACGGCATTCTCGACGGTGGCGTATCCTGTGGAAATAATTACACCCGATGTAATACCGCGTTTTTTTACTTCTGCCAAAAGTTGAAATCCGTCCATTTCGGGCATTTTGATATCACTGATGATCAGGCGATAATCCTGTGACTCCATACGCTTTAACGCCTCGGCCGCCGATTCGGCACAGTCCACTTTCAGTCGCTCGGATGTACATGTTTTGTTGATCGCCGTCAAAACGACGGGTTCATCATCGACAGCCAATATGTCTTTGATACTGCTCATGATTTTACCGGTATACGTATCGTAAACGTCGTTCCCAGACCGGGAATACTTTCGACCGTTATTTTCCCGTCGTGGTTATCTATAATGCCCCAAATCACCGATAGGCCAAGCCCGGTTCCTTTTTGCCCTTTGGTAGTAAAAAACGGTTCAAAAATTCGACTCATATCTTCGGGTGGAATTCCGATACCGTTATCGCGCACTTTGATTTCGACGAATTCACGGACACCGGCTTCATCCATGATCGGCCACTGCTGCCAATCGCATCCGTTTCGCGTGCATCCCCTAAAGACACCTTTACCGGCGACCTCGAAACTATATGTCAACGCATTGCATTTAGGGCAACGTACGGATTCATTGATGACGGACGTGAGGCATTGTGGGCATTGCAAACTCATTATATTTCCCGATAAAATACCATATTCGTGTTGATGGCTTCCGTAAATCGGATCAAGGTATAAAAAACCTTCCGCCCCTTCGCTTTTAGCCTTGAGGCGTATGGTCGGTAACCCGTTGATCTTAATATCAGGACTCATCAGGTTGTGATTTTTATTGCACAGTGCTTTACGAATTTGTGTTGTGCCGTAAGGCGAAAGATTGATTCGTGCAAGATGAATATGGATCGTACCGCCCGATTCGCTCATTGCGTCAGCCGCATTGACCAAAAGGTTGATAAATACCTGCTGCATTTGATTGCTATCCACAACCACATGCGGCATATCCTCATTAAAGTTAGTTTCGACTTTGACGCGATGCAGACGCAATTGATTTTCGGTGACACTCAATGACCGGCGAATGATCTCACATATATCCGCCGCGCTTTTTTTGGGAACGGATTGCCGTGCAAAATCTAAAAGACTTTTGACGATTTCGCGGCTGCGAAGGGTTTCGCGAACGATGACTTTGAGGTCTTCCTGTATATCCGGTTGTGAAGCCGTGCGCTTCATCAAATAACTGCTGTATGTCAAAACACCGGTGAGAGGATTATTGATCTCGTGCGCGACACCGGCGGCCAATCGTCCGAGCGAAGCCATCTTATCAGATTGGAAAAGCTGTAACCGCGCTTCCGCCATTTTTCGTGTCATGTGATTAAATGCCCGAGCCAATTGGCCTAATTCGTCGCTTCGGTTTTCAGGTAATGCATGATTGAGATTCCCGCCGGCGATTTCATGCGTCGCCGTAACCATCGTATGCACAGGGATTTCTACCCATCGGTACACAAAAATGCCGATGATACAACTGAGCGCGACAAAGGATACCAAAGCAAAAATCGTCATCTCCAAACGGCTCGACTGAACTTGTGCATCCACATCAGCTAAAGGAATCGTCACATCCAAAACACCGAGCACTTTTTGTTCGGGTTCATGCACGTGGCACGACGCTTCCCAGCACGACGCTTCGTTGTATATCGGATTGATAATACCCATAATCCGTACCGAATCCGGATGTAATCGGAAAACACGCGTACGTTCACTGATCGTAAGACGTTCGATCGGTTTTTGATCCGAATGACACACAAAACAACTTTCCGCATTTTTATCCACCATCTTACCGATATCATCCGGTTTGGATGAATAAACTATTTCGCCGGTTTTATTAAGCAGCCGGATGCGGTTAATACCGGGTTGTTCGCCAATGTCCCGAATCTGGCGATGAATGCGTTCACGTTGATTAAAAAGCATATCATGCCGCGTGCTGTACTTGACCGTTTCACTCAGTTGATTGGCGCGGCGTTCTACTTCGGCGAGCAGTACTTCGGTGTGCGAACGAATATTGAAATATGAAAAAACTCCGATGATGAGTATCGCCGTCACACCCACAACCAAAATGAGTCTGAATCCTATTTTATCCAGCCATGCCGGCATATTTACCACAACTTTCTCCCGGGTAAATCATTGGGATACATTTTATCATCATGACAAGGCGTGCATACAGGTTTTGCGGTATACTTATTTTTTGGATGACAATCTTTGCACGACAATTCCAAATGATCTTCACTCAAAACCAATCCCGTGACCGCATGACGAAACGTCGTCATTGTCCACGCCGTGTGGCATGTGTTGCATTCGCGCGATAGACTTTTAAAGTTTTTGTTTGCCCCGTGACAATCCGAACAAATCAATCGTGTATGATAATT
This region of bacterium genomic DNA includes:
- a CDS encoding response regulator, whose product is MSSIKDILAVDDEPVVLTAINKTCTSERLKVDCAESAAEALKRMESQDYRLIISDIKMPEMDGFQLLAEVKKRGITSGVIISTGYATVENAVHALSEGAIDFIPKPFTADELLSALYRGLRYGTIVSSENKSGNILPYVPCPSRYYRLGYGSWVYPERDGTAKIGVTDLFVKAMENLTAIELTPMLSDIYQGNSCAQMRDARGLMHAVMCPLSGQVIQVNEELTEAPSQIEKDPFFEGWFYRIIPTDLEYELPKLVSCSSDRL
- a CDS encoding HAMP domain-containing protein — encoded protein: MPAWLDKIGFRLILVVGVTAILIIGVFSYFNIRSHTEVLLAEVERRANQLSETVKYSTRHDMLFNQRERIHRQIRDIGEQPGINRIRLLNKTGEIVYSSKPDDIGKMVDKNAESCFVCHSDQKPIERLTISERTRVFRLHPDSVRIMGIINPIYNEASCWEASCHVHEPEQKVLGVLDVTIPLADVDAQVQSSRLEMTIFALVSFVALSCIIGIFVYRWVEIPVHTMVTATHEIAGGNLNHALPENRSDELGQLARAFNHMTRKMAEARLQLFQSDKMASLGRLAAGVAHEINNPLTGVLTYSSYLMKRTASQPDIQEDLKVIVRETLRSREIVKSLLDFARQSVPKKSAADICEIIRRSLSVTENQLRLHRVKVETNFNEDMPHVVVDSNQMQQVFINLLVNAADAMSESGGTIHIHLARINLSPYGTTQIRKALCNKNHNLMSPDIKINGLPTIRLKAKSEGAEGFLYLDPIYGSHQHEYGILSGNIMSLQCPQCLTSVINESVRCPKCNALTYSFEVAGKGVFRGCTRNGCDWQQWPIMDEAGVREFVEIKVRDNGIGIPPEDMSRIFEPFFTTKGQKGTGLGLSVIWGIIDNHDGKITVESIPGLGTTFTIRIPVKS